The Manihot esculenta cultivar AM560-2 chromosome 1, M.esculenta_v8, whole genome shotgun sequence genome has a window encoding:
- the LOC110609613 gene encoding polyadenylate-binding protein-interacting protein 11 has protein sequence MAIESVGDENSIFCQDSKPAAIESYKEPAIETQTNDHSFINGKCDDHQEKSTEAAATSNMQQNPTVEIFSKLNPMAQEFVPAKTIRKKKKNSYYGNQRRNTRTSMAQRVDKIRKTLYIPVIDHQVTEVQLANLFVHVGHVVDCRICSNPNISGHYFAFVEFSDEEAANTALKLSGISLGSYPLRLEPSRTGIVPVNSTLLPRSEEEYDMCTRTVYCTNIDKQVKQENVRLFFECCCGEVERLRVLQGYDHAKTCIAFVEFREAESAIAALKLSGALLGSLPISVNPSKTPLRPLVG, from the coding sequence ATGGCGATTGAAAGTGTTGGAGACGAAAATTCAATTTTCTGCCAAGATTCTAAACCAGCAGCCATCGAAAGTTACAAGGAACCGGCAATCGAAACCCAAACCAATGACCACAGTTTCATCAATGGCAAGTGTGATGATCACCAAGAGAAATCAACTGAAGCAGCAGCCACTTCTAATATGCAGCAGAATCCAACGGTAGAGATTTTTTCCAAGTTGAATCCCATGGCTCAAGAGTTCGTGCCAGCTAAAActataagaaagaaaaagaagaacagCTACTATGGAAATCAAAGAAGAAACACAAGGACAAGTATGGCTCAAAGAGTGGATAAAATCAGGAAGACTTTGTATATTCCAGTGATTGATCATCAGGTTACTGAAGTGCAGCTAGCAAATCTCTTTGTTCACGTCGGACACGTTGTAGATTGTCGCATATGTAGCAACCCTAATATCTCCGGTCACTACTTTGCCTTCGTGGAGTTTTCCGATGAAGAAGCTGCAAATACTGCTTTGAAGCTGTCGGGGATAAGTCTTGGATCTTACCCTCTAAGATTAGAGCCTTCAAGAACTGGAATAGTGCCTGTGAACTCGACATTGTTGCCAAGGTCTGAAGAAGAATACGATATGTGTACGAGGACAGTGTATTGTACAAATATAGACAAGCAGGTGAAGCAGGAGAATGTGAGATTGTTCTTTGAATGTTGTTGTGGAGAGGTTGAACGGTTGAGAGTCCTCCAAGGCTATGATCATGCTAAGACTTGCATTGCTTTCGTTGAGTTCAGAGAGGCTGAGAGTGCAATTGCTGCTCTAAAGTTGAGTGGTGCACTTCTGGGATCTTTGCCGATTAGTGTGAACCCATCAAAGACGCCTCTTCGGCCTCTCGTAGGTTAA
- the LOC110623477 gene encoding protein FEZ, with protein MMEEKNDVDKIDDVMLPGFRFHPTDEELVGFYLKRKIQQRSLPIELIKQVDIYKYDPWDLPKLATTGEKEWYFYCPRDRKYRNSARPNRVTRAGFWKATGTDRPIYSSDGSKCIGLKKSLVFYRGRAAKGIKTDWMMHEFRLPSLAEPSPPKKLLERSLPPNDAWAICRIFKKTNSMAQRALNYSWISQLPEATASDVVNQGTHCTQFSSENISCTTESVFQICSNNLQQASSGNFRALDISSYKSITTTVDKPSLFPSSNGDLTNSFLFSSIEMSAPTKCPVDDSSMLLNSALIGNVSKTSESIDYEGSQHQFNGFSISLPQVTQDHMAADEDEACLRKNPSGVHENSQWETMRSIGFPFSLTSNLPDAWKSNLPWDSPPCPSEMSSTYSTNKCYT; from the exons ATGATGGAAGAAAAGAATGATGTTGACAAGATTGATGATGTGATGTTGCCTGGATTTCGGTTTCATCCAACTGATGAGGAacttgttggtttttacctcaagAGAAAGATACAACAGCGATCTCTGCCTATTGAGTTGATTAAGCAAGTGGATATCTACAAATATGATCCCTGGGATCTTCCAA AGCTGGCCACTACTGGGGAAAAAGAGTGGTATTTCTACTGTCCGAGAGACCGTAAATACAGGAACAGTGCAAGGCCAAATCGAGTCACAAGAGCTGGGTTTTGGAAGGCGACCGGAACAGACCGTCCCATTTACTCCTCTGATGGTTCCAAGTGCATAGGCTTGAAGAAGTCCCTGGTCTTCTACAGAGGTAGAGCTGCCAAAGGGATCAAGACTGATTGGatgatgcatgagtttcggctgcctTCTTTAGCAGAACCATCACCTCCAAAGAAGCTCCTAGAGAGAAGCCTTCCTCCAAAT GATGCATGGGCTATTTGCAGGATATTCAAGAAAACCAACTCTATGGCCCAAAGAGCTCTTAACTACTCATGGATTTCCCAATTACCAGAAGCTACAGCATCTGATGTAGTCAACCAAGGAACACACTGCactcagttcagttcagagaaCATTTCTTGCACCACAGAATCAGTTTTCCAAATATGCTCTAATAACTTACAACAAGCTTCTTCTGGGAACTTTCGTGCTTTAGATATATCATCTTACAAATCTATTACTACTACAGTTGACAAGCCATCTCTGTTCCCTAGTTCAAATGGAGACCTGACCAACAGCTTCTTGTTTTCATCAATTGAAATGTCAGCTCCCACAAAGTGTCCAGTTGATGATAGTTCTATGCTATTGAACTCTGCTTTAATTGGTAATGTTAGTAAAACTTCTGAAAGTATAGACTATGAAGGGTCACAGCATCAGTTCAATGGATTCTCAATCAGTTTGCCCCAAGTTACACAAGATCATATGGCTGCAGACGAAGATGAAGCATGTCTGAGGAAGAATCCTAGTGGAGTACATGAAAATAGCCAGTGGGAGACTATGCGATCAATTGGATTCCCCTTCAGTTTGACCTCAAATCTGCCAGATGCATGGAAGTCTAATCTGCCATGGGATTCACCACCCTGTCCTAGTGAGATGTCCTCCACTTATTCCACAAACAAATGCTATACTTAA
- the LOC110629862 gene encoding DExH-box ATP-dependent RNA helicase DExH18, mitochondrial — protein sequence MARGPIASLFRVYASKSKVSRARFLLSNQNFHSFRPCNNWVLANHQFVPPFDVPDHRFSSSAVLIHSQLPANNSNFALFINGRLFSSSFQGRDDENGSSAELEENNNVYFVETTNVEGVNKNTVEDGVDDVNEDPFSNPITSVGEHESQDRGSNEIVGKNNVQFCDPVEIYNELRKAEKNDRLKRSEWEILQEIFSYFANSGWAANQALAIYIGMSFFPTAARKFRNFFFKKCSSQLSMYLVSLGPCDVAVRFLFPIFVEYCIEEYPDEIKRFRSMIESADLTKPHTWFPFARAMKRRIIYHCGPTNSGKTYNALQRFMEAKKGVYCSPLRLLAMEVFDKVNALGVYCSLHTGQEKKNVPFSNHVACTVEMVSSDELYDVAVIDEIQMMADPFRGYAWTRALLGLKADEIHLCGDPSVLNIVRKICSDTGDELIEHHYGRFKPLVVEAKTLLGDLRNVRSGDCVVAFSRREIFEVKLAIEKHTKHRCSVIYGALPPETRRQQANLFNDQDNEFDVLVASDAVGMGLNLNIRRVVFNSLSKYNGDKIVPVPASQVKQIAGRAGRRGSRYPDGLTTTLHSDDLSYLIECLKQPFEEVKKVGLFPFFEQVELFAGQLADVTFPQLLEKFGENCRLDGSYFLCRHDHIKKVAYMLEKVQGLSLEDRFNFCFAPVNIRDPKAMYHLLKFASSYSQKVPVGIAMGMPKGSAQNDSELLDLESRHQVLSVYLWLSNQFKGETFPYVKKAEAMASEIANLLGQSLIQARWKPGSRQAGKPRPQQQKGGCEKPSSLIRRYIERRKENDSPQECSEKVAV from the exons ATGGCAAGAGGTCCTATTGCGTCTCTCTTTCGAGTCTATGCGTCAAAAAGTAAGGTTTCCAGGGCTAGGTTTTTACTctcaaatcaaaattttcattctTTTAGACCTTGTAACAACTGGGTATTAGCAAACCATCAATTTGTTCCTCCATTTGATGTTCCGGACCATCGGTTTTCAAGTTCGGCAGTCTTAATCCATTCTCAGTTGCCCGCGAATAATTCAAACTTTGCCCTTTTTATAAATGGGAGGTTATTTTCATCATCATTCCAAGGCAGGGATGATGAGAATGGCAGCAGTGCAGAATTGGAAGAGAACAATAATGTGTATTTTGTAGAAACTACTAATGTGGAAGGTGTTAATAAGAATACTGTTGAAGATGGAGTTGATGATGTTAATGAGGATCCCTTCTCTAATCCTATAACTTCTGTAGGGGAACATGAAAGTCAAGATAGGGGTAGCAACGAAATTGTGGGGAAAAATAATGTGCAATTTTGTGATCCTGTAGAAATATATAATGAGCTTCGTAAGGCTGAAAAGAATGATAGGCTGAAACGGTCTGAGTGGGAGATTCTACAAGAAATATTCTCTTACTTTGCCAACTCTGGCTGGGCCGCCAATCAGGCTCTTGCGATTTATATTGGCATGTCATTTTTCCCCACTGCTGCTCGTAAGTTCCGGAATTTTTTCTTTAAGAAATGCTCTTCTCAGCTTTCTATGTACTTGGTTTCACTTGGTCCATGCGATGTTGCTGTTAGGTTCCTTTTTCCTATATTTGTTGAATATTGCATAGAAGAGTATCCTGATGAAATTAAGCGCTTTAGAAGTATGATTGAGTCAGCAGACCTTACAAAGCCACATACATGGTTTCCTTTTGCACGGGCAATGAAACGAAGAATTATATATCATTGTGGCCCAACAAACAGCGGTAAAACTTACAATGCTCTGCAACGATTTATGGAAGCTAAGAAGGGTGTTTATTGCAGTCCACTTAGGCTCTTGGCAATGGAAGTTTTTGACAAGGTGAATGCCCTTGGTGTTTACTGTAGCCTTCATACAGGACAAGAGAAGAAAAATGTCCCATTCTCAAATCACGTGGCTTGTACTGTGGAAATGGTGTCAAGTGATGAATTGTATGATGTGGCTGTCATTGACGAGATCCAGATGATGGCAGACCCATTCAGAGGTTATGCATGGACAAGAGCATTGCTTGGTTTGAAGGCTGATGAGATTCATTTGTGTGGAGATCCTAGTGTTCTGAATATTGTCAGAAAGATATGTTCAGACACTGGTGATGAATTGATTGAACACCATTATGGCAGGTTTAAACCATTAGTGGTTGAAGCCAAAACTCTGTTGGGAGATCTTCGAAATGTTCGATCTGGGGATTGTGTGGTTGCATTCTCAAGAAGAGAGATTTTTGAGGTCAAATTGGCAATTGAGAAACACACCAAGCATCGTTGTTCTGTTATTTATGGCGCCTTACCACCAGAGACTCGTAGACAGCAAGCTAACTTATTCAATGATCAAGATAATGAATTTGATGTGCTAGTTGCAAGTGATGCTGTGGGGATGGGTTTGAATCTCAATATTAGAAGAGTAGTTTTTAACAGTCTTTCAAAGTACAATGGTGACAAGATAGTTCCAGTTCCAGCATCACAGGTGAAGCAGATTGCTGGAAGAGCTGGGAGGAGAGGAAGCCGCTACCCAGATGGACTCACTACCACCCTGCATTCAGATGATCTCAGTTATCTGATTGAATGTCTAAAGCAACCTTTTGAGGAAGTAAAGAAAGTGGGTCTCTTTCCTTTCTTTGAGCAGGTTGAATTATTTGCTGGACAACTTGCAGATGTTACTTTTCCGCAACTGCTTGAAAAGTTTGGTGAAAACTGCCGTCTTGATGGTTCCTACTTCTTATGCCGGCATGACCATATAAAGAAAGTAGCATATATGTTGGAGAAGGTCCAGGGACTGTCTTTGGAAGACCGTTTCAACTTTTGTTTTGCTCCGGTTAACATTAGAGACCCAAAAGCAATGTACCATCTTCTAAAGTTTGCTTCTTCCTATAGTCAGAAGGTCCCTGTTGGTATAGCAATGGGCATGCCAAAGGGATCTGCTCAGAATGACTCAGAACTCCTAGATCTCGAAAGTAGACATCAAGTTCTTTCAGTGTATCTGTGGTTGTCTAATCAATTTAAAGGGGAAACTTTTCCATATGTTAAGAAAGCTGAGGCAATGGCATCGGAAATTGCTAATTTATTGGGTCAATCGCTCATCCAAGCTCGCTGGAAACCAGGATCAAGGCAGGCTGGGAAACCAAGGCCTCAGCAACAGAAAGGTGGTTGTGAGAAGCCTAGTTCACTCATCAGACGATATATAGA GAGAAGGAAAGAAAATGACTCACCACAGGAGTGTTCAGAGAAGGTAGCAGTCTGA
- the LOC110616840 gene encoding uncharacterized protein LOC110616840, whose amino-acid sequence MGTHEDFLHNSRFRLLSMGYVYGFLHQKLILFAHSFWFSVSALFGSFNRAIFRMKGNDSKQTNNSNRLELNSEQQAEAKGPEFESNCMEQAAKEPEVDLNEFRGTKENADSEEEETPRFLFKFRFQSYRENYEPVVSDFISSSSTNKYEFLPGKDSSLYLEKPDVFSVTVKELYADSIDGSIGDGENFEEQKSEAESIHEKRKENSAESAHKEEVIEKLQAEKRVEGSISAKGLAVDAEKEHNVWCDQHVSGDDGQFLSEKDFIDPDSHSDSDSITSSHEIISRFVASTSEGFLSDKDFEDAFELDIFGDIEGENAELAEEDLENINLQNLSAGYEADDFEDEDGDILEGLKNLQESNMQNSDSLEPEKLSDKKDVEELAELGCNDKESSDNCEDSNGLETLWEHQELIEQLKMELKKVKATGLPTILEEDESPKIMEDLKPWKIDEKFQRQDRMGELHKFYKSYRERMRKFDILNYQKMYALGFLQSKDPLKSISSHKASRPALASLVSQKFLLGKQKKSNSDPIMSFIRELHSDLEMVYVSQMCLSWEILHWQYEKALEIWDSDPFGTRRYNEVAGEFQQFQVLMQRFIENEPFEGPRVQNYVKNRCVLRNLLQVPVIREDSIKDVKTRRKAKDDEAITSDTLVEIMEESIRIFWRFVRADKDANSVILKSRRGTQIEPLDPAELELLTEVRTSLQKKEKKLKDILRSGNCILRKFRKHKEDGCSDQVLYFFSQVDMKLVSRVLNMSKITTDQLIWCRNKLNKINFVSRKIHVEPSFLLFPC is encoded by the exons ATGGGTACCCATGAGGACTTTTTGCACAATTCCCGTTTTAGATTGTTAAGCATGGGCTACGTTTATGGGTTTCTCCATCAAAAATTGATCCTCTTTGCCCACTCTTTCTGGTTCTCTGTTTCTGCTCTGTTTGGTTCCTTCAACAGAGCCATTTTCAG gATGAAAGGGAATGAtagcaaacaaacaaacaattcGAATCGGTTAGAACTCAATTCAGAGCAACAAGCTGAAGCAAAGGGACCAGAATTTGAATCGAATTGTATGGAGCAGGCAGCTAAAGAGCCTGAAGTTGATCTTAATGAATTTAGAGGTACAAAAGAAAATGCTGATTCAGAGGAAGAAGAGACACCGAGGTTCTTATTCAAATTTCGATTTCAGAGTTACAGAGAGAATTATGAGCCTGTGGTCTCAGATTTTATATCCTCTTCAAGCACCAATAAGTATGAATTCTTGCCTGGGAAAGACTCTAGTCTCTACTTGGAGAAGCCAGACGTTTTCAGTGTTACAGTGAAAGAATTATATGCTGATTCTATTGATGGTTCTATTGGCGATGGTGAGAACTTTGAGGAACAGAAATCAGAAGCAGAATCTATTCACGAGAAGAGAAAGGAGAATTCTGCAGAAAGTGCACATAAAGAAGAGGTGATAGAGAAGCTTCAGGCAGAAAAACGCGTTGAAGGGTCTATTTCCGCGAAGGGACTAGCAGTTGATGCGGAGAAAGAGCATAATGTGTGGTGTGATCAACACGTTTCAGGAGATGATGGTCAGTTCCTATCAGAGAAGGACTTCATTGATCCAGATTCTCATTCTGATTCTGATTCGATTACTTCTAGCCACGAGATAATAAGTCGTTTTGTAGCTTCAACCAGCGAAGGCTTCTTGTCAGATAAAGATTTCGAAGATGCATTTGAGCTTGATATTTTTGGCGACATTGAAGGGGAGAATGCAGAATTAGCTGAAGAAGATTTGGAGAACATAAATTTGCAGAATTTAAGTGCTGGCTATGAAGCTGATGATTTTGAGGACGAAGACGGTGACATATTGGAAGGGCTTAAAAATCTACAGGAGTCAAATATGCAGAATTCAGACAGCCTAGAGCCAGAAAAGTTATCCGATAAAAAGGATGTCGAAGAACTTGCAGAGCTCGGTTGCAATGACAAGGAAAGTTCAGATAATTGTGAGGATTCAAATGGATTGGAAACTTTATGGGAACATCAAGAGTTGATAGAACAGCTAAAAATGGAGCTGAAAAAGGTTAAAGCTACGGGTCTGCCAACAATCTTAGAAGAAGACGAGTCACCTAAAATAATGGAAGATTTAAAGCCATGGAAGATTGATGAGAAGTTCCAGCGCCAAGATAGAATGGGGGAGCTTCACAAATTCTACAAAAGTTACAGAGAACGGATGCGGAAATTCGATATCTTGAATTACCAGAAGATGTACGCATTGG GCTTTCTTCAATCAAAGGATCCACTTAAATCAATATCAAGCCATAAAGCCTCACGACCAGCATTGGCATCTCTTGTTTCACAGAAATTCCTGCTAGGAAAGCAAAAGAAGTCGAATTCTGATCCAATAATGAGTTTCATTAGAGAATTACATAGTGATTTAGAAATGGTTTATGTTAGTCAAATGTGCCTTTCATGGGAAATCCTTCATTGGCAGTATGAGAAGGCACTGGAGATATGGGATTCGGACCCTTTTGGGACGCGCAGATACAATGAAGTTGCTGGTGAATTTCAACAGTTTCAAGTGCTTATGCAGAGATTTATAGAGAATGAACCTTTTGAAGGTCCAAGGGTGCAAAATTATGTCAAAAATCGATGCGTTTTGCGTAATCTGCTTCAGGTTCCAGTCATTAGAG AGGACAGTATAAAGGATGTGAAGACAAGAAGAAAAGCCAAGGATGATGAAGCAATTACAAGTGATACACTAGTAGAGATCATGGAAGAATCAATAAGAATTTTCTGGCGATTTGTTCGAGCAGATAAAGATGCCAACAGTGTGATCCTAAAGAGTCGAAGGGGAACTCAAATCGAACCATTAGACCCCGCTGAACTAGAGCTCTTGACAGAAGTCAGAACAAGTCTGCAAAAG aaggagaagaagctTAAGGACATATTGAGGAGTGGAAACTGCATACTGAGGAAgttcagaaaacataaagaagACGGTTGTTCCGACCAAGTTCTTTACTTCTTCTCACAAGTAGATATGAAGTTAGTGTCAAGGGTGCTCAACATGTCGAAAATAACGACAGATCAACTAATATGGTGTCGGAATAAATTGAACAAGATCAATTTTGTTAGCAGGAAGATACATGTAGAGCCATCTTTTTTGCTTTTTCCTTGCTGA
- the LOC110629870 gene encoding protease Do-like 8, chloroplastic gives MQMLACNSWSLQNTIPHGIIIVPKRFFMGRRQLLSSVSLCSDGVQHDIVSTHSIFISRAVRDGTKHVYEEICKNSPITTRRMLLTSLFMYLFYYPTRYLPAQALGDPSVTIEEVTPPVFPSGALFPTEERIVQLFEKNTYSVVNIFDVTLRPQLNVTGVVEIPEGNGSGVVWDAQGHIVTNYHVIGNALSRNPSPGQVVARVNILASEGVQKNFEGKLVGADRAKDLAVLKVEASKDLLRPIKVGQSSSLRVGQQCLAIGNPFGFDHTLTVGVISGLNRDIFSQTGVTIGGGIQTDAAINPGNSGGPLLDSKGNLIGINTAIFTQTGTSAGVGFAIPSSTVLKIVPQLIQFGKVVRAGLNVEIAPDLVANQLNVRNGALILQVPGNSLAAKAGLLPTTRGFAGNIVLGDIIIAVDDKPVKSKAELYKVLDDYNVGDKVLLKIQRGGENLELPIILEEKSS, from the exons ATGCAAATGTTAGCATGCAATTCTTGGTCTCTGCAAAATACTATACCGCATGGAATCATCATTGTTCCAAAACGCTTCTTCATGGGTCGCCGACAGCTCTTGTCCTCTGTCTCTCTTTGCTCTGATGGTGTCCAACACGACATCGTTTCTACCCACTCCATCTTCATTTCCAG AGCTGTTAGAGATGGTACAAAGCATGTGTACGAAGAAATATGCAAAAATAGTCCAATCACAACACGACGAATGTTGCTGACAAGTTTGTTCATGTATCTGTTCTATTATCCTACAAGGTACTTACCAG CCCAAGCATTAGGGGATCCATCTGTGACAATTGAAGAAGTGACTCCACCTGTTTTTCCTTCTGGAGCACTTTTCCCTACTGAG GAAAGAATTGTTCAACTCTTTGAGAAGAATACATACTCTGTTGTCAATATTTTTGATGTTACATTGCGGCCACAACTAAATGTAACTGGTGTAGTTGAG ATTCCTGAAGGAAATGGTTCTGGAGTAGTTTGGGATGCACAGGGACACATTGTGACTAATTATCATG TGATAGGCAATGCCCTTTCAAGAAATCCAAGCCCTGGGCAAGTTGTTGCACGAGTTAATATTCTTGCATCTGAAGG GGTACAGAAGAACTTTGAGGGTAAATTGGTAGGTGCTGATCGTGCTAAGGATCTTGCTGTCTTGAAG GTAGAAGCATCTAAAGATTTGTTGAGGCCAATTAAGGTGGGACAATCTTCTTCTCTGAGAGTTGGGCAGCAGTGTCTTGCGATTGGAAATCCATTTGGCTTTGATCATACTCTTACCGTAGGGGTAATCAGTGGATTAAATCGTGACATTTTTAGTCAAACTGGAGTCACAATTGGTGGTGGAATCCAGACAGATGCAGCCATCAATCCAGGGAATAG TGGAGGTCCTCTGTTGGATTCTAAAGGAAATCTAATTGGGATTAACACCGCAATTTTTACTCAGACAG GGACATCAGCTGGTGTAGGGTTTGCCATTCCATCTTCAACAGTGCTCAAGATTGTACCTCAGTTGATTCAGTTTGGTAAA GTTGTTCGAGCTGGTCTAAATGTGGAAATTGCTCCTGATCTGGTTGCAAATCAACTAAACGTTCGGAATGGAGCTCTCATTCTGCAG GTTCCAGGGAATAGTCTTGCAGCTAAGGCTGGGTTACTCCCTACTACAAGGGGCTTTGCCGGAAATATTGTACTTGGGGATATAATCATTGCAGTGGATGATAAACCT GTCAAAAGCAAAGCAGAGCTATACAAAGTGTTAGATGACTACAACGTAGGGGATAAAGTATTGTTGAAGATTCAGAGAGGTGGTGAGAATTTAGAGCTGCCCATTATTCTAGAGGAGAAAAGTTCATGA
- the LOC110614581 gene encoding 60S ribosomal protein L34, translated as MVQRLTYRKRHSYATKSNQHRIVKTPGGKLVYQTTKKRASGPKCPVTGKRIQGIPHLRPAEYKRSRLARNRRTVNRAYGGVLSGGAVRERIIRAFLVEEQKIVKKVLKIQKAKEKQASRS; from the exons ATGGTTCAGCGACTAACTTACCGGAAAAGGCACAGCTATGCCACCAAATCTAATCAGCACCGCATCGTCAAGACCCCTG GCGGGAAGTTGGTGTATCAGACCACCAAGAAGAGAGCAAGTGGGCCTAAGTGTCCCGTCACTGGCAAGAGAATTCAAGGG ATTCCTCACCTGAGACCTGCTGAGTACAAGAGATCCAGATTGGCCAGGAACCGACGCACTGTCAATCGCGCCTATGGAGGTGTATTGTCCGGAGGTGCTGTTAGGGAAAG GATCATCCGAGCCTTCTTGGTGGAAGAGCAGAAGATTGTGAAGAAGGTTTTGAAGATTCAGAAGGCAAAGGAGAAGCAAGCCTCAAGGAGCTAA